Below is a window of Pseudodesulfovibrio sp. 5S69 DNA.
TCGAGACCATCTTCGGCGGCGGGGGCGGCGGTTTCCGCGGCGGCTTCCAGTCCGGCGGCTTTTCGCAGGGCGATTTCGGCGGCGGCTATCAGCGGCGTCCGCGCCGGGGCGCTGACTCGGAGGCGTCCTACGAACTGACCCTGGAAGAAGCGTACCGGGGCGGCAAGAAGTCCATCACCCTGCAGGAGCAGACCGCGGGGCCCGACGGCATTCCGCGCATGACCACCAAGACCCTTGAGGTCACGGTGCCCGCGGGCATCAAGGACGGCCAGAAGATCCGCCTGGCGGGCCAGGGCAACCCCGGCCTGGGCGGCGGACCCAAGGGCGACCTGTACCTGAAGATCCGGCTCATGCCGCACCACATGTTCAAGGTCTCCGAATCGGACGTGGTTCTCGACCTGCCGCTGTCCCCGTGGGAGGCGGCGCTCGGTACCACCGCGCGCATCCCCACCCTGGACGGGGCCGTGGAGATGAAGATCCCGCCGGGCATCGGCTCGGGCAAGAAGCTGCGCATCAAGGGCCGCGGCCTCGGGGCCGGGGCCAAGAAGGGCGACCAGTACGTGCGCATCATGATCCAGGTCCCGGAGCGGCTCTCGGCCGAGGAGCGCGACCTGTTCGAACAATTGCAGAAGGTATCGGCCTTCAAGCCGAGAAGTTTCTAGAGGTACGACAATGACCACGAAGAAATTGCAGGAAATGATCATGCAGATGCCGGGCCTGAACCTGCCCGAGCGCAGCGAATACGTGGCCTGGGCCCAGGTGGTCCAGCTGACCTCC
It encodes the following:
- a CDS encoding DnaJ C-terminal domain-containing protein, with the protein product MEYRDYYKLLGVSRSASKEEIGKAFKKLARKYHPDLNPNDKEAEDKFKEINEAYEVLKDEKKRKLYDQFGSNWEHGQNFQPPPGYENMHFSSGGGGGGGFGGGAGFSDFFETIFGGGGGGFRGGFQSGGFSQGDFGGGYQRRPRRGADSEASYELTLEEAYRGGKKSITLQEQTAGPDGIPRMTTKTLEVTVPAGIKDGQKIRLAGQGNPGLGGGPKGDLYLKIRLMPHHMFKVSESDVVLDLPLSPWEAALGTTARIPTLDGAVEMKIPPGIGSGKKLRIKGRGLGAGAKKGDQYVRIMIQVPERLSAEERDLFEQLQKVSAFKPRSF